A region from the Pseudomonas promysalinigenes genome encodes:
- a CDS encoding GntR family transcriptional regulator, protein MAEKIKLSNVLASEQLSPHLARSVIEERLRNAIVDGRLPPGTAVRQQEIADLYGVSRMPVREALRQLEAQSLLRVEMHKGAVVAPLIGEDAVDTYELRVLLESQALRQSIPLLEESDIASARSYIEQLEHETSHAQIGRLNRLLHMTLYSKASNQKLLRLIENELNEEERFLRFHLSSMGLGKLTQDDHNALVDAAASKQVEEAVGVLQQHLNNGARVIRNYLNKQRAV, encoded by the coding sequence TTGGCTGAGAAAATCAAACTCAGTAATGTGCTAGCTAGCGAGCAGCTATCACCCCACCTGGCCCGCAGCGTGATTGAAGAGCGCCTACGCAACGCCATCGTTGATGGTCGCTTGCCACCTGGCACCGCCGTTCGCCAGCAGGAAATTGCTGACTTATATGGCGTCAGCCGCATGCCTGTGCGCGAGGCGCTCCGCCAATTGGAAGCACAGTCGTTACTGCGAGTAGAGATGCACAAAGGGGCAGTCGTTGCCCCGTTGATTGGTGAGGACGCGGTCGACACCTATGAGCTGCGCGTACTCCTTGAAAGCCAAGCGCTGCGCCAGTCGATACCGTTGCTTGAGGAAAGCGACATAGCTAGCGCTCGTAGCTACATCGAGCAGCTGGAACACGAAACCAGTCATGCGCAAATCGGCCGTCTCAATCGGCTGCTGCATATGACGCTCTATAGCAAGGCCTCCAATCAAAAACTGCTGCGCTTGATCGAGAACGAGCTGAACGAAGAAGAACGTTTTTTGCGTTTCCACCTATCGTCCATGGGCTTGGGCAAGCTCACTCAGGACGATCATAATGCCCTTGTGGACGCTGCTGCGTCCAAGCAGGTCGAGGAGGCAGTGGGGGTGTTGCAGCAGCACCTGAATAACGGCGCACGTGTGATTAGAAACTACCTGAACAAACAGCGCGCTGTTTAG
- the lapG gene encoding cysteine protease LapG: MAFTWLLKTAVRRLGLALLMGTLLLSGLNADWDFAEISRKSQALYGPLGAGKGRIDAWQRLMATQSQGSEMQRLQVVNQFFNQQLRYVEDIDLWHEVDYWATPIQALIKGAGDCEDYAIAKYFSLRRMGIPSEKLRITYVKALRQNRAHMVLTYYSSPQSQPLVLDSLMDAIKPASQRTDLLPVYAFNGEGLWLTGATGNKKVGDTKRLSRWQDLLKKMQAEGFPAEPVY, encoded by the coding sequence GTGGCGTTCACTTGGCTACTCAAAACCGCAGTGCGACGTCTCGGCCTAGCCCTGCTGATGGGTACTCTGCTGCTGAGCGGCCTGAATGCCGATTGGGACTTTGCCGAGATCAGCCGCAAATCCCAGGCACTGTACGGGCCTTTGGGTGCTGGCAAGGGCCGTATCGATGCCTGGCAGCGGTTGATGGCCACACAAAGCCAGGGGAGCGAGATGCAGCGGCTGCAAGTGGTTAACCAGTTCTTCAACCAGCAGCTGCGTTATGTCGAGGACATCGACCTTTGGCATGAAGTCGATTACTGGGCTACCCCGATTCAAGCGCTGATCAAAGGTGCAGGCGACTGCGAGGACTACGCCATCGCCAAATACTTCAGTTTGCGGCGTATGGGCATACCCAGTGAAAAGCTGCGCATCACCTACGTCAAAGCCCTGCGCCAGAACCGCGCGCATATGGTACTGACCTATTATTCAAGCCCGCAGTCACAACCGCTTGTACTGGACAGCCTCATGGATGCGATCAAGCCTGCCAGCCAGCGAACCGACTTGCTGCCGGTATACGCCTTCAATGGCGAAGGCCTGTGGCTGACGGGCGCTACCGGCAACAAGAAAGTGGGTGATACCAAACGGTTGTCCCGTTGGCAGGATTTGCTGAAGAAAATGCAGGCCGAAGGGTTCCCGGCCGAACCGGTTTACTGA